In Saccharomyces cerevisiae S288C chromosome XV, complete sequence, the following proteins share a genomic window:
- a CDS encoding gag-pol fusion protein (Retrotransposon TYA Gag and TYB Pol genes; transcribed/translated as one unit; polyprotein is processed to make a nucleocapsid-like protein (Gag), reverse transcriptase (RT), protease (PR), and integrase (IN); similar to retroviral genes): MESQQLHQNPHCPHGSAYASVTSKEVPSNQDPLAVSASNLPEFDRDSTKVNSQEETTPGTSAVPENHHHVSPQPASVPPPQNGQYQQHGMMTPNKAMASNWAHYQQPSMMTCSHYQTSPAYYQPDPHYPLPQYIPPLSTSSPDPIDSQDQHSEVPQAKTKVRNNVLPPHPHTSEENFSTWVKFYIRFLKNSNLGDIIPNDQGEIKRQMTYEEHAYIYNTFQAFAPFHLLPTWVKQILEINYSDILTVLCKSVSKMQTNNQELKDWIALANLEYNGSTSADTFEITVSTIIQRLKENNINVSDRLACQLILKGLSGDFKYLRNQYRTKTNMKLSQLFAEIQLIYDENKIMNLNKPSQYKQHSEYKNVSRTSPNTTNTKVTTRNYHRTNSSKPRAAKAHNIATSSKFSRVNNDHINESTVSSQYLSDDNELSLSQQQKESKPTRTIDSNDELPDHLLIDSGASQTLVRSAHYLHHATPNSEINIVDAQKQDIPINAIGNLHFNFQNGTKTSIKALHTPNIAYDLLSLSELTNQNITACFTRNTLERSDGTVLAPIVKHGDFYWLSKKYLIPSHISKLTINNVNKSKSVNKYPYPLIHRMLGHANFRSIQKSLKKNAVTYLKESDIEWSNASTYQCPDCLIGKSTKHRHVKGSRLKYQESYEPFQYLHTDIFGPVHHLPKSAPSYFISFTDEKTRFQWVYPLHDRREESILNVFTSILAFIKNQFNARVLVIQMDRGSEYTNKTLHKFFTNRGITACYTTTADSRAHGVAERLNRTLLNDCRTLLHCSGLPNHLWFSAVEFSTIIRNSLVSPKNDKSARQHAGLAGLDITTILPFGQPVIVNNHNPDSKIHPRGIPGYALHPSRNSYGYIIYLPSLKKTVDTTNYVILQNNQTKLDQFDYDTLTFDDDLNRLTAHNQSFIEQNETEQSYDQNTESDHDYQSEIEINSDPLVNDFSSQSLNPLQLDKEPVQKVRAPKEVDADISEYNILPSTIRSRTPHIINKESTEMGGTIESDTTSPRHSSTFTARNQKRPGSPNDMIDLTSQDRVNYGLENIKTTRLGGTEEPYIQRNSDTNIKYRTTNSTPSIDDRSSNSDSTTPIISIETKAACDNTPSIDTDPPEYRSSDHATPNIMPDKSSKNVTADSILDDLPLPDLTHKSPTDTSDVSKDIPHIHSRQTNSSLGGMDDSNVLTTTKSKKRSLEDNETEIEVSRDTWNNKNMRSLEPPRSKKRINLIAAIKGVKSIKPVRTTLRYDEAITYNKDNKEKDRYVEAYHKEISQLLKMNTWDTNKYYDRNDIDPKKVINSMFIFNKKRDGTHKARFVARGDIQHPDTYDSDMQSNTVHHYALMTSLSIALDNDYYITQLDISSAYLYADIKEELYIRPPPHLGLNDKLLRLRKSLYGLKQSGANWYETIKSYLINCCDMQEVRGWSCVFKNSQVTICLFVDDMILFSKDLNANKKIITTLKKQYDTKIINLGEGDNEIQYDILGLEIKYQRSKYMKLGMEKSLTEKLPKLNVPLNPKGKKLRAPGQPGHYIDQDELEIDEDEYKEKVHEMQKLIGLASYVGYKFRFDLLYYINTLAQHILFPSRQVLDMTYELIQFMWDTRDKQLIWHKNKPTKPDNKLVAISDASYGNQPYYKSQIGNIFLLNGKVIGGKSTKASLTCTSTTEAEIHAVSEAIPLLNNLSHLVQELNKKPIIKGLLTDSRSTISIIKSTNEEKFRNRFFGTKAMRLRDEVSGNNLYVYYIETKKNIADVMTKPLPIKTFKLLTNKWIH, encoded by the exons atggaatcccaacaattacatcaaaatccacattGTCCACATGGTAGCGCCTAtgcttcggttacttctaaggaagtcccatcaaatcaagatccgttagccgtttcagcttccaattTACCGGAATTTGATAGAGATTCCACTAAGGTTAATTCTCAAGAAGAGACAACACCTGGGAcatcagctgttccagagaaccatcatcatgtctctcctcaacctgcttcagtaccacctCCACAGAATGGACAGTACCAACAGCACGGCATGATGACCCCAAACAAAGCTATGGCTTCTAACTGGGCACATTACCAACAACCATCTATGATGACGTGTTCACATTATCAAACGTCACCTGCGTATTATCAACCGGACCCACACTATCCGCTGCCACAGTATATCCCACCGCTGAGTACTTCCTCACCTGATCCAATCGATTCACAGGATCAACACTCTGAAGTACCTCAAGCTAAGACAAAGGTGAGAAATAATGTCTTAccaccacacccacacacatcagaagaaaacttttctacATGGGTTAAATTTTACAtcagatttttgaagaactcTAATCTCGGTGACATTATTCCAAATGACCAGGGtgaaatcaaaagacaaatgacttatgaagaacatgcgtatatatacaatacCTTCCAAGCATTTGCCccatttcatttattgcCAACATGggtaaaacaaattttagaaattaatTATTCTGACATCCTTACAGTCCTTTGTAAAAGTGTGTCCAAAATGCAAACTAACaatcaagaattaaaaGATTGGATAGCTCTTGCCAACCTTGAGTACAACGGAAGTACATCTGCTGatacatttgaaattacaGTCAGCACGATCATTCAAAggctaaaagaaaacaatatcaatgtTAGCGACAGATTGGCCTGTCAACTAATACTTAAAGGTCTATCCGGTGATTTCAAATACCTACGTAATCAATATCGTACCAAAACGAACATGAAACTTTCCCAATTATTCGCTGAAATTCAATTAATATATgacgaaaataaaatcatgaaTCTAAATAAACCGTCCCAATACAAACAACACAGCgaatacaaaaatgttTCTCGCACATCTCCAAACACGACTAACACGAAGGTTACAACTCGTAATTATCATAGAACAAATAGTTCAAAACCAAGAGCAGCAAAAGCTCACAATATTGCTACATCCAGTAAATTCTCAAGGGTGAACAATGATCACATTAATGAATCAACCGTTTCATCACAATACTTAAGCGATGACAACGAACTTAGTCTTA GCCAGCAACAGAAAGAATCTAAGCCAACACGCACAATAGACTCGAATGACGAACTACCTGATCACCTTCTTATTGATTCAGGAGCTTCGCAAACGCTTGTCAGATCAGCCCATTATTTACACCATGCAACACCCAATTCTGAAATAAACATAGTCGATGCTCAAAAACAAGACATTCCTATAAATGCCATTGGTAATCTTCACTTCAACTTTCAGAACGgcaccaaaacatcaataaaagcACTACACACACCAAACATAGCCTATGATCTATTAAGTTTGAGTGAGCTGACTAACCAAAATATTACTGCCTGCTTTACCAGAAACACTTTAGAAAGATCGGATGGTACAGTACTAGCTCCCATAGTCAAACatggagacttttactggTTATCTAAAAAATACCTAATTCCTTCGCACATTTCAAAGCTAACAATAAACAACGtcaacaaaagcaaaagcgTAAATAAATATCCATATCCGTTAATACATCGAATGCTTGGACATGCTAACTTCCGAAGTATTCAGAAGTCTCTTAAGAAGAATGCAGttacatatttgaaagaatcgGATATTGAATGGTCTAACGCTAGCACatatcaatgtcctgaCTGTCtaatcggcaaaagcacGAAACATAGGCATGTCAAAGGATCACGACTAAAGTACCAAGAATCATATGAGCCTTTTCAGTACTTGCATACCGATATATTTGGTCCTGTACATCACTTACCGAAAAGTGCACCTTCTTACTTTATATCGTTTACAGATGAGAAAACCAGATTCCAATGGGTGTACCCATTACACGACCGTCGTGAAGAATCTATCCTCAATGTTTTTACATCGATATTAGCATTTATTAAGAACCAATTCAATGCTCGCGTTCTAGTTATCCAGATGGATCGTGGCTCCGAGTACACTAACAAAACTCTTCATAAGTTCTTTACGAACAGAGGTATTACTGcatgctatacaaccacGGCAGATTCTAGAGCACACGGTGTCGCTGAACGATTAAATCGTACTTTATTAAACGATTGTCGCACACTGCTTCATTGCAGTGGTCTACCAAATCATCTATGGTTCTCAGCagtcgaattttctactataaTCAGAAATTCATTAGTCTCACCAAAAAACGAtaaatctgcaagacaacatgcAGGTTTAGCTGGACTGGACATTACTACTATACtacctttcggtcaaccGGTTATAGTTAACAACCATAATCCTGACTCgaaaatacatcctcgtggcaTTCCAGGTTACGCCTTACATCCATCACGAAACTCTTATGGCTATATtatctatcttccatcctTAAAAAAGACAGTAGATACTACCAATTACGTTATATTACAAAACAATCAAACGAAATTGGACCAGTTCGACTACGATACACTCacttttgatgatgatctCAATCGTTTAACAGCCCATAACCAATCttttattgaacaaaatgaaacgGAGCAGTCATATGATCAAAATACAGAATCTGATCATGACTATCAATCGGAGATTGAAATAAACTCTGATCCTCTAGTGAACGATTTCTCGTCCCAATCATTGAACCCTTTACAATTAGACAAGGAACCAGTCCAAAAGGTACGTGCaccaaaagaagttgatgccgacatatctgaatacaatattcttccatctaCTATACGATCTCGTACACCCcatatcattaataaagaGAGTACCGAAATGGGTGGTACCATTGAATCAGATACTACTTCACCTAGACACTCGTCTACCTTCACTGCACGAAACCAAAAGCGACCTGGTAGTCCCAACGATATGATTGATTTGACCTCACAGGATAGAGTTAATTATGGActtgaaaacatcaaaactACACGTTTGGGTGGTACGGAGGAACCATATATTCAACGAAATAGTGAtacaaatatcaaatacaGGACTACAAACAGTACGCCCTCAATAGATGACCGTTCGTCCAACAGTGACTCCACTACTCCCATCATCTCCATAGAAACAAAGGCTGCATGTGATAATACACCCTCCATTGATACGGATCCGCCAGAATATCGCTCTTCTGACCATGCGACTCCTAATATAATGCCTGAcaaatcctcaaaaaatgttacGGCTGATTCTATTCTTGACGACCTCCCACTTCCTGACTTAACCCATAAATCTCCTACGGACACTTCTgatgtttcaaaagataTCCCACACATACACTCTCGTCAgactaattccagtttgggtggtatggatGATTCTAATGTTCTGACTACTACcaaaagtaagaaaagatcattagaagataatgaaactgaaattgaGGTATCCcgagacacatggaataataagaatatgAGAAGTCTGGAACCACcaagatcgaagaaacgcATAAATTTAATTGCAGCAATAAAAGGAGTGAAATCGATCAAACCAGTTCGAACGACCTTAAGATATGATGAAGCAATTACATATAAtaaagacaacaaagaaaaagacagaTATGTTGAAGCTTatcataaagaaattagccaactattgaaaatgaacacTTGGGatacaaacaaatattatgataGAAATGACATAGATCctaaaaaagtaataaactcaatgtttatatttaacaagaaacgtgaTGGTACACACaaagctagatttgttgcaagaggcGACATTCAACACCCCGATACATATGATTCTGATatgcaatccaataccGTACATCACTATGCACTGATGACGTCATTGTCAATCGCATTAGACAATGACTATTATATCACACAGCTGGACATATCCTCTGCTTACTTATATGctgatatcaaagaagaattatacataagacctccaccacatttaggtttgaatgataagttACTACGTTTGAGAAAATCACTCTATGgtttgaaacaaagtggtgCAAACTGGTATGAAACCATTAAAtcatatttaataaattgttGCGACATGCAAGAAGTTCGCggatggtcatgcgtatttaagaatagtcaagtaacaatttgcttattcgttgatgatatgatattattcagcaaagacttaaatgcaaataagaaaatcataacaacactcaagaaacaatacgatacaaagataataaatctgggtgaaggtgataacgaaattcagtACGACATACTTGGATTAGagatcaaatatcaaagaagcaagtacatgaaattaggtatggaaaaatccttgacagaaaaattacccaaactaaacgtacctttgaacccaaaaggaaagaaacttagagctccaggtcaaccaggtcattatatagaccaggatgaactagaaatagatgaagatgaatacaaagagaaagtgcatgaaatgcaaaagttgattggtctagcttcatatgttggatataaatttagatttgacttactatactacatcaacacacttgctcaacatatactattcccctctaggcaagttttagacatgacatatgagttaatacaattcatgtgggacactagagataaacaattaatatggcacaaaaacaaacctaccaagccagataataaactagtCGCAATAAGCGATGCTTCATATGGTAACCAACCATATTACAAGTCACAAATTGGTAACATTTTCCTACTCAACGGAAAAGtgattggaggaaagtcgACAAAGGCTTCGTTAACATGCACTTCAACTacagaagcagaaatacacgcAGTCAGTGAAGCTATACCGCTATTGAATAACCTCAGTCACCTTGTGcaagaacttaacaagaaaccaattattaaaGGCTTACTTACTGATAGTAGATCAACgatcagtataattaagtctacaaatgaagagaaatttagaaacagattttttggcacaaaggcaatgagacttagagatgaagtatcaggtaataatttatacgtatactacatcgagaccaagaagaacattgctgatgtgatgacaaaacctcttccgataaaaacatttaaactattaacaaacaaatggattcattag
- a CDS encoding gag protein (Retrotransposon TYA Gag gene co-transcribed with TYB Pol; translated as TYA or TYA-TYB polyprotein; Gag is a nucleocapsid protein that is the structural constituent of virus-like particles (VLPs); similar to retroviral Gag) has protein sequence MESQQLHQNPHCPHGSAYASVTSKEVPSNQDPLAVSASNLPEFDRDSTKVNSQEETTPGTSAVPENHHHVSPQPASVPPPQNGQYQQHGMMTPNKAMASNWAHYQQPSMMTCSHYQTSPAYYQPDPHYPLPQYIPPLSTSSPDPIDSQDQHSEVPQAKTKVRNNVLPPHPHTSEENFSTWVKFYIRFLKNSNLGDIIPNDQGEIKRQMTYEEHAYIYNTFQAFAPFHLLPTWVKQILEINYSDILTVLCKSVSKMQTNNQELKDWIALANLEYNGSTSADTFEITVSTIIQRLKENNINVSDRLACQLILKGLSGDFKYLRNQYRTKTNMKLSQLFAEIQLIYDENKIMNLNKPSQYKQHSEYKNVSRTSPNTTNTKVTTRNYHRTNSSKPRAAKAHNIATSSKFSRVNNDHINESTVSSQYLSDDNELSLRPATERI, from the coding sequence atggaatcccaacaattacatcaaaatccacattGTCCACATGGTAGCGCCTAtgcttcggttacttctaaggaagtcccatcaaatcaagatccgttagccgtttcagcttccaattTACCGGAATTTGATAGAGATTCCACTAAGGTTAATTCTCAAGAAGAGACAACACCTGGGAcatcagctgttccagagaaccatcatcatgtctctcctcaacctgcttcagtaccacctCCACAGAATGGACAGTACCAACAGCACGGCATGATGACCCCAAACAAAGCTATGGCTTCTAACTGGGCACATTACCAACAACCATCTATGATGACGTGTTCACATTATCAAACGTCACCTGCGTATTATCAACCGGACCCACACTATCCGCTGCCACAGTATATCCCACCGCTGAGTACTTCCTCACCTGATCCAATCGATTCACAGGATCAACACTCTGAAGTACCTCAAGCTAAGACAAAGGTGAGAAATAATGTCTTAccaccacacccacacacatcagaagaaaacttttctacATGGGTTAAATTTTACAtcagatttttgaagaactcTAATCTCGGTGACATTATTCCAAATGACCAGGGtgaaatcaaaagacaaatgacttatgaagaacatgcgtatatatacaatacCTTCCAAGCATTTGCCccatttcatttattgcCAACATGggtaaaacaaattttagaaattaatTATTCTGACATCCTTACAGTCCTTTGTAAAAGTGTGTCCAAAATGCAAACTAACaatcaagaattaaaaGATTGGATAGCTCTTGCCAACCTTGAGTACAACGGAAGTACATCTGCTGatacatttgaaattacaGTCAGCACGATCATTCAAAggctaaaagaaaacaatatcaatgtTAGCGACAGATTGGCCTGTCAACTAATACTTAAAGGTCTATCCGGTGATTTCAAATACCTACGTAATCAATATCGTACCAAAACGAACATGAAACTTTCCCAATTATTCGCTGAAATTCAATTAATATATgacgaaaataaaatcatgaaTCTAAATAAACCGTCCCAATACAAACAACACAGCgaatacaaaaatgttTCTCGCACATCTCCAAACACGACTAACACGAAGGTTACAACTCGTAATTATCATAGAACAAATAGTTCAAAACCAAGAGCAGCAAAAGCTCACAATATTGCTACATCCAGTAAATTCTCAAGGGTGAACAATGATCACATTAATGAATCAACCGTTTCATCACAATACTTAAGCGATGACAACGAACTTAGTCTTAGGCCAGCAACAGAAAGAATCTAA
- the TYE7 gene encoding Tye7p (Serine-rich protein that contains a bHLH DNA binding motif; binds E-boxes of glycolytic genes and contributes to their activation; may function as a transcriptional activator in Ty1-mediated gene expression; bHLH stands for basic-helix-loop-helix), with product MNSILDRNVRSSETTLIKPESEFDNWLSDENDGASHINVNKDSSSVLSASSSTWFEPLENIISSASSSSIGSPIEDQFISSNNEESALFPTDQFFSNPSSYSHSPEVSSSIKREEDDNALSLADFEPASLQLMPNMINTDNNDDSTPLKNEIELNDSFIKTNLDAKETKKRAPRKRLTPFQKQAHNKIEKRYRININTKIARLQQIIPWVASEQTAFEVGDSVKKQDEDGAETAATTPLPSAAATSTKLNKSMILEKAVDYILYLQNNERLYEMEVQRLKSEIDTLKQDQK from the coding sequence ATGAACTCTATTTTAGACAGAAATGTTAGATCTAGCGAAACTACTTTAATTAAACCTGAAtctgaatttgataattggTTGTCGGATGAAAATGACGGAGCTAGTCATATCAACGTCAACAAGGACTCCTCGTCAGTTCTTTCTGCATCTTCTTCCACATGGTTCGAACCATTGGAAAACATTATCTCCTCTGCATCCAGCTCCTCGATAGGCTCTCCAATCGAAGACCAGTTTATATCTTCCAACAACGAGGAATCTGCTCTTTTTCCAACAGATCAGTTTTTCAGTAATCCTTCCTCATACTCGCATTCTCCCGAGGTTAGCAGCTCgataaaaagagaagaggATGACAATGCCCTTTCGTTGGCAGATTTTGAACCGGCTTCTTTGCAATTAATGCCTAACATGATAAATACTGATAATAATGACGATAGTACCCCACTTAAGAATGAAATCGAGCTAAACGACTCGTTTATAAAAACAAATCTAGATGCTAAGGAAACGAAAAAGAGGGctccaagaaaaagactGACCCCCTTCCAAAAGCAAGCTCACAACAAGATTGAAAAACGCTACAGAATAAACATCAACACAAAGATTGCAAGACTGCAGCAGATTATCCCATGGGTAGCAAGTGAACAAACAGCTTTCGAAGTAGGTGATTCTGTAAAAAAACAGGACGAAGACGGCGCAGAAACTGCCGCTACTACTCCTCTTCCATCTGCCGCTGCTACAAGCACGAAGCTAAATAAAAGCATGATCCTAGAAAAAGCTGTTGACTATATTCTATATCTACAAAATAACGAACGACTATACGAAATGGAAGTTCAAAGGTTGAAAAGTGAAATCGACACTTTGAAACAAgaccaaaaataa